CAGTATAGAACTGGCGCCCGCGCGGATCGGTATAACTGGGATCGTAACCGACCGAAAAACTGAACAACTGGTTCGAGCGCGGGGGATTCTTGTCGAGCAGGTTCCGGATGCCGGCACGCAGTTTCAGTCCGGCCGAGATCTGATACCCGCCGGTCAGGTCGAGCAGGGAGTAGTCATCGACGCGATGGATCGACCCGTCGGCCAGCAGGTTCTGGTCGCGATAACCGCTCAGGTAGGTTTGCTGCAAGGTCAGGCTGAGCGGGCCGCGGTCGTAGTCCAGGCTCACCGTATGGCGCCAGCGCTGGACGATCTGGTCGTTGGTGTAGACGCCCAGCGCGCTGAGCTCGGGGCCGTCGGCCGTCTCGCGCGTCTTGTAGTCGAACACATAGGTGCCGTTGAGTGTCACGGCAAACTTGCCCAGGCCGGTGGCCGGCAGGCGCCAGTTGATGCCCAGGTCGGCGCCCGAGGTTTCCAGCGCGCCGATATTGCGCAGCCGCGAATCGATGGACAGGATCGGTCCCGGGATGCCAGGCAGGGCAGGGTCGGGCTCGCCGCGGATGATGTAGGCGGCGTTGCGCACCGGGTCGGTGAAGTACGAGCCTTCCGGCGAGACGATCACATCGGTTTTCTTGATGCGCCAGTAGTCCAGTGTCGCGGTCATGTCGCGATGCGGTTCGAGCACCAGGCCCAGGGAAAACTGCTTCGACTCCTCCGGACGCAGCGACGGCGAGCCGCCCCTGAGCTTGTCCGGTTGCAGGCCGCAGTAGTCCGGATTCTCGGTGTTGTCGATCGCACCGACCCTTATGCAGCCGAGCGGGTCGTTGTAGATGCCGTTGGCCTGGCCCAGCCGCACCGGGCTGTACAGGTCGGCTAGGGACGGCGCGCGAAAGCCCGTGCCATACGAGCCGCGCACCACCACCTGCTTCATCGGATTCCAGCGCACGCCGATCTTGGGATTGGTTGTCGAGCCCACGTCGTTGTAGCGGTCATGGCGCAGCGCCAGTTGCGCCTCCAGGCTCGCCAGCAACGGCAGGTTGAACTCGGCATACACGGCCTTGACGTTGCGTCCGCCCGAAAACGGCGTCGCCGTGCCTTCGCCGCGGATTTCCCCTGCGGCCAGCAGCGCCGACGGCGTGAACGCCATCTTTTCGCGCCGGTATTCGGCGCCGAGCGCAATGGCGGCATTGCCGCCAGCCATCCCGAACAGGTCGCGCGTGGCCTTGATGTCGAACGAGTCGGTGGTGCCGCGCGAGTGGCGCGCCAGGTCGTTGACTTTGGCCGCGGCCAGCAATGCCAGCCCTTCCGGACCGGACGGCCCGAAAGGATTGATCTTGCCGGACGCGAAGGCATCATCGAACAGCGTGGTCTCGACATAGCCATCGGCATACCTGTCGTCGACCTTGTTGACGCTGTGATTGAGCGCCACGTCGTAGTCCCAGCCCAGCGAGATGCCCTTGGCGCCAAGCACCATGCGCGTGGCCGTCGCCTCGATCTCGTTGGTGCGCGGTCCACCTTCGGTCAGGCGCATATTGACGTTGAGCGGGGTTATATTGTCCGTCACCAGCGCATGCGGATAGTACTGCCCGGTCAGCGGATAAATCGAACCGGAGATCGTCAATGCACTGATGCGGTAAGTGGTCGACGTTTCGTTGACGAGCAGTTCGCCGTACAAGGTCGTGTCCTTGTCGAGCGCAAACTGGCCCCGGGTGAGCAGTGACACGCGCTTCGAATCCGGGAAGAGTTCGGTGTCCTGCATGTAGTCGTACATGCAGGCAGCGGGGCCGACGAAGCTCTCCGGCGCGTAGACGGTTGCCGGCGGATTGCAGGCCGGTGCGCTCGGATTCATCCGGGGGCCGGTGGCCGTGGTGCCATTGGCGCGCGTGCGGCGGAAATTGGCGGGAAACGTATTCGAACTGCCCGAATCGAGGTTGATATCGGGCTGGAACGCCGAACCGATCCAGCTGCGCTGCGACGAGCGCAGGCTGCTTGTATCCTGGTAATCGAGCACGCCCAGTACGTTGTAGCGATCGGTCGCCAGGTTGCCGATGCCGCCCGATAAGGTTGCCATTGCCTTGCGCGCGCCGCCATGCTGGGTGTCGGCGTAGTAGGCGCTGGCGTCGGCGCCTTCGTAATTGCGGCGCGTAATGAAGTTGATCACGCCGCCGATCGCATCGGTGCCATAAATGGCCGAAGCGCCGTCCTTGAGCACTTCGACCCGGTCGATCGCCGCCGACGGGATCGCGTTCAGGTCGACGCCGGCGTTGCCGCCTGGCGAGGCAAAGTTGGCCAGGCGCCGGCCATTGAGCAATACCAGCGTCGACGAAACGCCGATGCCGCGCAGGTTGGCGCCGTTGAAACCGCGCTGTCCGGCAATGTCGCTGAAACTGGCGCCATCGGTCAGCGCGGCCGTGTTGGCGGACACTTTCGACAGCAGTTCGGCTGCCGTGGTGACGCCGCTTTTCTCGATCTCGGCACGGGTAATCAATTGCACCGGCAACGCCGTTTCGGCATTGAGGCGCTTGATCGAAGACCCGGTGATTTCGACTTTCTGGATCGGTTGTGTTTCCTGCGCGGCGGCCGGGAAGGCCGGCAAGGCCAGCAAGCCGGCAGTGGCCGTGATACAAAAGGCGCGCGATACATGGATGGCGATACGCGTGGGAACCGGACGGTTCCCGTGCTGATATGGTATGCAATTTCCCCAGGTGACTTGGTTCGTCAATTTTTTACGGTTCTTTTCAGTGCCCGAATGACACGGCGTCGCCGTCGAATGTCGTGAAGGTTGGCGCCATGCCGCTCTCGTGATCGCGTTTCGAGCCGAAGAATTAAAATTGACAAGGCTGTTACGCGTATCTTGCTTTCACACTAACGCGGGCTTGCCCATCGATCAATGAATTCTGTATCAGCTCTTGCATATCGCCTGCAATGTGTAAAAAATCATACGTTTTTCGGAGCAATACGATCCTGGGCGTGGGGGCAGACCGCCGGCTCTGGGCAGCCCCTAAATGGTTTGGCGCTTCGATTGGTGGCGCACGGCTGCTGCCTCCGGAATTCCAGCCGCCAGCGGTGTGACAGCAGGTTTCGCCAGCGACGA
Above is a window of Pseudoduganella dura DNA encoding:
- a CDS encoding TonB-dependent receptor, translating into MLALPAFPAAAQETQPIQKVEITGSSIKRLNAETALPVQLITRAEIEKSGVTTAAELLSKVSANTAALTDGASFSDIAGQRGFNGANLRGIGVSSTLVLLNGRRLANFASPGGNAGVDLNAIPSAAIDRVEVLKDGASAIYGTDAIGGVINFITRRNYEGADASAYYADTQHGGARKAMATLSGGIGNLATDRYNVLGVLDYQDTSSLRSSQRSWIGSAFQPDINLDSGSSNTFPANFRRTRANGTTATGPRMNPSAPACNPPATVYAPESFVGPAACMYDYMQDTELFPDSKRVSLLTRGQFALDKDTTLYGELLVNETSTTYRISALTISGSIYPLTGQYYPHALVTDNITPLNVNMRLTEGGPRTNEIEATATRMVLGAKGISLGWDYDVALNHSVNKVDDRYADGYVETTLFDDAFASGKINPFGPSGPEGLALLAAAKVNDLARHSRGTTDSFDIKATRDLFGMAGGNAAIALGAEYRREKMAFTPSALLAAGEIRGEGTATPFSGGRNVKAVYAEFNLPLLASLEAQLALRHDRYNDVGSTTNPKIGVRWNPMKQVVVRGSYGTGFRAPSLADLYSPVRLGQANGIYNDPLGCIRVGAIDNTENPDYCGLQPDKLRGGSPSLRPEESKQFSLGLVLEPHRDMTATLDYWRIKKTDVIVSPEGSYFTDPVRNAAYIIRGEPDPALPGIPGPILSIDSRLRNIGALETSGADLGINWRLPATGLGKFAVTLNGTYVFDYKTRETADGPELSALGVYTNDQIVQRWRHTVSLDYDRGPLSLTLQQTYLSGYRDQNLLADGSIHRVDDYSLLDLTGGYQISAGLKLRAGIRNLLDKNPPRSNQLFSFSVGYDPSYTDPRGRQFYTALAYAFK